One region of Manis pentadactyla isolate mManPen7 chromosome 9, mManPen7.hap1, whole genome shotgun sequence genomic DNA includes:
- the CHID1 gene encoding chitinase domain-containing protein 1 isoform X2, producing MKVLLSTLWLAVACSPVHATLSKSDAKKAASKTLLEKTQFSDKPVQDRGLVVTDLRAEDVVLEHRSYCSAQARERHFAGDVLGYVTPWNSHGYDVAKTFGGKFTHISPVWLQLKRRGREMFEVTGLHDVDQGWMRVVRKQAKSLRIVPRLLFEDWTHEDFRNVLDSEDEIEELGRTVVHVAKSQHFDGFVVEVWSQMPSQKHAGLIHMLTHMAEALHQARLLAILVIPPAVTPGTDQLGMFTHREFEQLAPMLDGFSLMTYDYPTAQQPGPNAPLSWVRACVQVLDPKSKWRSKILLGLNLYGMDYSASRDAREPITGARPRLGGHVLLPEGCPVHFQPCSWQVLHRGPLGTAKEGTSCGQPPAPVPSGWLLAPGCGQRDPHHSCLCTVQATV from the exons ATGAAGGTGCTCCTCAGCACACTCTGGCTTGCTGTGGCCTGTAGCCCCGTTCACGCTACCCTGTCAAAGTCAGATGCCAAAAAAGCTGCCTCGAAGACACTGCTGGAGAAG ACTCAGTTTTCAGATAAGCCTGTACAAGATCGGGGTCTGGTGGTGACAGACCTGAGGGCTGAGGATGTGGTTCTCGAGCACCGCAGCTACTGCTCGGCCCAGGCCCGGGAGAGGCACTTCGCTGGGGACGTGCTAGGCTATGTCACTCCA TGGAACAGCCATGGCTATGATGTTGCCAAAACCTTTGGGGGCAAGTTCACACACATTTCACCGGTATGGCTGCAACTGAAGAGGCGCGGCCGTGAGATGTTCGAGGTCACAGGCCTCCACGACGTGGACCAAG GGTGGATGCGGGTGGTCAGGAAGCAGGCCAAGAGCTTACGCATAG TGCCTCGGCTCCTGTTTGAGGACTGGACTCACGAGGACTTCCGGAACGTCTTAGACAGTGAGGATGAGATAGAAGAGCTTGGCAGGACTGTGGTCCATGTCGCCAAG AGCCAGCATTTTGACGGCTTTGTGGTGGAGGTCTGGAGCCAGATGCCGAGCCAGAAGCACGC GGGCCTCATCCACATGCTCACCCACATGGCTGAGGCACTGCACCAGGCCCGGCTGCTGGCCATCCTGGTCATCCCTCCAGCTGTCACTCCCGG AACCGACCAGCTGGGCATGTTCACCCACAGGGAGTTTGAGCAGCTGGCCCCCATGCTAGATGGCTTCAGCCTCATGACCTACGACTACCCCACAGCTCAGCA GCCGGGGCCCAATGCACCACTGTCCTGGGTACGAGCCTGTGTGCAGGTCCTAGACCCCAAGTCCAAGTGGCGGAGCAAGATCCTCCTGGGGCTCAACCTCTATGGCATGGACTACAGCGCTTCCAGGGATGCTCGCGAGCCCATCACTGGGGCCAG ACCCAGACTTGGGGGTCATGTCCTCCTGCCCGAGGGGTGCCCTGTGCACTTCCAGCCATGCTCATGGCAAGTTCTCCACCGCGGCCCCCTCGGCACAGCTAAGGAAGGCACCTCGTGTGGTCAGCCGCCGGCTCCAGTGCCATCAGGGTGGCTCCTGGCCCcgggctgtgggcagagagaCCCTCATCACAGCTGTCTCTGCACTGTGCAGGCCACAGTTTGA